The Pungitius pungitius chromosome 21, fPunPun2.1, whole genome shotgun sequence genome includes the window GGGGCACGACAAAGGCCGCCAGCGGGGATACCCTCCGGGGAGCTGTAGCCTGGGAACTAATCAGGTACCATGGCAGCGTtggcacacataaacacacacgtgcactacCAACTGCGGTACCACGCATCATCTCTGCCGTCGTGCACCAGGCGGTGCGGCTCATCgcaggaagtgaatgaaacgagACGCGTTCGGTTTCCCCGACGACTCAACAGGAAGACCACCACGTATCACAATGTTTCTGCTTTTAACAAAAGCGAAATGCGCTGTTCTGCGCTTTTTGCGTCCTCAGACTCCGCCTATTACCATCCCCCTGTCGACGCTGGTCCCTCGACTCCGCTGCAGTGTGGAGGGCCTCAACCAGGAGCTGGAGGGCATGTTCATCTGCCAGCCTCTGCATCCCCAGCACAGGGTAACTGTCACCTATCCTGCAcacattagacacacacacgtgtgtgtgatgCTTCGGCGCTTGACGTCTTGTGTCCTTTCCGCCTGTTCAGCTCCTCGAGGTCCCAGACGGTCACCGGGCTCCGGTACCCCCGCAGAGCCGCAGCAGTGGATCTCAGAGCGACATGGCCACCATgcattcttcctcttcctcttcgtcctcgCCCAGCTCCTCTCCAACAAACATCTGCAgctccccacctcccctccaaTATGCACCGCTGGATCGGCACCAAGGTCAGCGAAGTATAGGTATAACAAGTCACAAGTTCACAGGTTGCAAATGGGTCCTTTTTACttaatttgatcattttggCAGGTCTATGCCATGGATCTATCAtttcacattcaaaacaatcTGAAACCACTTATCCTTTTGCACAAAGCTTGTCTGTCCTCGtctatttttttcaattatgtGGAGATGATATTGACGtgtcttgtttgtttctttccccCCGTTGCTAACCAGACGGCACAGAGGTGgtcctcccgtctccgcccTCCTCCCAGAGTGAGGCAGACGTCTCTCTGCTGATGCTGTCGTCCCCGGGGCCCAACAAGAGCTGCTGCTTCCAGAGAGAGCCACCGGAGGGCTGCGAAAAGATCCGAGTCTGGGAGGAGACCAGGTACGTCTGTTTATCCAAACGGAACCGACAACATGGCTGGGGACCCCCTGAACTAAACCCCTTACCAGCTagtacattgtttttttattttacattttccgCTCTGCCACTCTGAAAGACATGTGGTGATGGAGTGCTGCCCTCAACGAGGCCCTCTGGTGGTGATCCTCCAAATCATTCGCCCTGGATTTATACTACTGTATATCCAGACACGACCCGCCATTTAATCAGTCCGCCAGAGCCCATGTGATTACTTCTGGCATAACGATGTGTCCCGTCTCCTCTCGTCCCGTAGCACTCCACGCCAGCACAAGCCGgccctcatctcctcctgccCGGACCCCAACAAGGTAAACTTCACCCCGCACGGGGGCTCGGCCTTCTGCCCCGTGAGCCTCCTCAAGCCCCTGCTCCCCTCCATGGAGCTGTTGTTCCGCAGCCTGGCCGTGTCTCCGGCGGGCAGCTGCTCGGTCCAGGAGACGAGCTGTTGCCAGGCGACGTCGTCTGGCAACCGGCCGTCTCCCGCAGATCCTCCTTGCGCCGCCGCAGCGATGGCAGAGGGCTCCGGGGAGGGGCTCGCCTTCTGATTACAGATTTGTTGATGTTGCTTTATTTTAGGAAAGGATCATTCCTCTTCTATaacgattttttttaaatgatctaattttgaaaaataatattggggggaaaaaattATATAAATTGTACGCTACTTGTTTTGGGTGTTTGTCATTTCGTAATCCAAAGATTATTATTTCTGGCCAAACACACGTGTGACATACAGGGTTGTCTTATTCTACTCTAGTCTTAAGGTGATTTGTTGCTCACATGCTTCACAGTCTGTTTCCCCAAAGAAGCCATAACGCACACTTAAATTCCTTATAttatactgtttgttttttcaaactcaTCGCTGTCCAACATGTTATGAGTCTGGGTCAAGTAAGAAAAACTATTCCTCGAGATATGTGCTTGTTTCGAAGTACTCAAAGATTCTTATCTAACCTTACCCTACACCTGTTGCTGGTGTACAAAGAGCGACAAATCAGTTGGACATTTAC containing:
- the LOC119212640 gene encoding protein FAM117A-like isoform X1, with the protein product MFSGEMSGRIGVGQIRAAALGPQPLKATVPYQLTGRSRPHRRDGKSAGKPKPQQQQLQQLSCGMRRTMSLDAIIGPYLQGHWPKEPEGQSCPSRKDKSTQTPDSWWDKSQSRKGGSSHKRSASWGSAEHLREIAKLKQQLQQQRSKPAVSGGHDKGRQRGYPPGSCSLGTNQTPPITIPLSTLVPRLRCSVEGLNQELEGMFICQPLHPQHRLLEVPDGHRAPVPPQSRSSGSQSDMATMHSSSSSSSSPSSSPTNICSSPPPLQYAPLDRHQGQRSIDGTEVVLPSPPSSQSEADVSLLMLSSPGPNKSCCFQREPPEGCEKIRVWEETSTPRQHKPALISSCPDPNKVNFTPHGGSAFCPVSLLKPLLPSMELLFRSLAVSPAGSCSVQETSCCQATSSGNRPSPADPPCAAAAMAEGSGEGLAF
- the LOC119212640 gene encoding protein FAM117A-like isoform X2; translated protein: MFSGEMSGRIGVGQIRAAALGPQPLKATVPYQLTGRSRPHRRDGKSAGKPKPQQQQLQQLSCGMRRTMSLDAIIGPYLQGHWPKEPEGQSCPSRKDKSTQTPDSWWDKSQSRKGGSSHKRSASWGSAEHLREIAKLKQQLQQQRSKPAVSGGHDKGRQRGYPPGSCSLGTNQTPPITIPLSTLVPRLRCSVEGLNQELEGMFICQPLHPQHRLLEVPDGHRAPVPPQSRSSGSQSDMATMHSSSSSSSSPSSSPTNICSSPPPLQYAPLDRHQDGTEVVLPSPPSSQSEADVSLLMLSSPGPNKSCCFQREPPEGCEKIRVWEETSTPRQHKPALISSCPDPNKVNFTPHGGSAFCPVSLLKPLLPSMELLFRSLAVSPAGSCSVQETSCCQATSSGNRPSPADPPCAAAAMAEGSGEGLAF